In a genomic window of Candidatus Cloacimonadota bacterium:
- the rsfS gene encoding ribosome silencing factor: MQDNIKLEAILEWLSDKKAENVRVYEVQGKTDYTDVIVVCEGNADLHNKAIANHLVDMAKENHLKVLSKEGVDTAQWILIDIGDIVVHIFLPQTRDYYKIDELFDKVRNRKPEEDIQ; encoded by the coding sequence TTGCAAGACAATATCAAGCTTGAGGCCATTTTAGAGTGGCTGTCGGATAAAAAAGCAGAAAACGTACGCGTTTACGAAGTGCAAGGTAAAACAGACTATACCGATGTAATAGTAGTTTGCGAAGGAAATGCAGATCTTCACAACAAAGCTATTGCCAATCATCTGGTAGATATGGCTAAAGAAAACCATCTTAAAGTATTAAGCAAAGAAGGCGTAGATACAGCCCAGTGGATTCTTATAGATATTGGAGATATCGTAGTCCATATATTCCTCCCCCAAACTCGAGATTATTATAAGATCGATGAGCTTTTTGATAAAGTGAGAAATAGAAAACCCGAAGAGGATATTCAATGA
- the argS gene encoding arginine--tRNA ligase — translation MIKDIIHEHLRKCLDKLDISFDKDFTVEIPNNTDHGDYSTNCALVLAKENKKSPKALAEKIIKELKKNKSYKKIELAGPGFINFYLAPSFFHMIFKAIREQGYEFASSNFGNNEKILLEFVSANPTGPLNIVSARAAAFGDTLYRVMKKVGFQPAREFYVNDAGNQVDILAESLELRLRELHGENIGEFPYEAYHGDYVIHLAQKLNAAEGVRIFMMTEKDRIDHLKEYALDELLEMQRLSLERFDVSFEGWVSEKTLRAEGVVEEVLSYLTEADCTFEKDEAIWFASTKYGDDKDRVLMKSDGSITYFVPDLAYHLTKIQRGFDKLIDVFGPDHHGYVPRIRAAFRALGYDDGILEIIFLQQVNLFESGERVKMSKRAGKIVTMDDLINVVGKDAARYFFIARKANAHLNFDLELAMQKNSENPVYYCQYAHARICSIIKKAKKDKVWPKSFKEDLSAKLNKTEELAIIQKLSDLPELLTLIAIHREPHRLATYIEELAAMVHKYYARYQIVSPKSKELTQARLMLLETTKQIMAIVFNLMGISAPEKM, via the coding sequence ATGATCAAGGATATTATTCACGAGCATTTGCGTAAGTGCTTGGATAAGCTGGACATCTCGTTTGATAAAGATTTTACAGTAGAGATTCCTAACAACACCGATCACGGAGATTACTCCACAAACTGCGCTTTGGTTTTGGCAAAAGAGAATAAGAAATCTCCAAAAGCCTTAGCTGAGAAAATCATTAAAGAACTTAAGAAGAATAAGAGTTATAAAAAGATAGAACTTGCTGGTCCAGGTTTTATAAATTTCTATCTGGCTCCAAGCTTTTTTCATATGATATTTAAAGCAATACGAGAGCAGGGTTATGAATTTGCTTCTTCCAATTTTGGCAACAACGAGAAAATTCTGCTCGAGTTTGTTAGTGCTAATCCTACCGGACCCTTAAACATCGTAAGCGCTAGAGCCGCAGCGTTTGGAGATACTCTTTATCGAGTTATGAAGAAAGTTGGGTTTCAACCAGCACGGGAGTTTTATGTAAATGATGCCGGAAACCAAGTCGATATTTTGGCAGAATCTCTTGAACTAAGGTTGCGCGAATTACACGGTGAGAACATAGGTGAATTCCCTTATGAAGCATATCACGGCGATTATGTTATTCACTTAGCCCAAAAATTGAATGCTGCTGAGGGAGTACGCATATTTATGATGACCGAAAAAGACCGCATCGATCACTTGAAAGAATATGCATTAGACGAACTTTTAGAGATGCAGCGTCTTTCTTTGGAGCGATTTGACGTTAGTTTTGAAGGATGGGTATCTGAGAAAACATTACGTGCCGAAGGCGTAGTTGAAGAAGTTCTTTCTTACCTTACCGAAGCTGACTGCACTTTCGAAAAGGACGAAGCAATCTGGTTTGCTTCCACCAAGTATGGAGACGATAAAGACCGTGTTCTAATGAAATCAGATGGGTCTATCACTTACTTTGTGCCAGATCTAGCATATCATTTAACAAAAATTCAACGTGGTTTCGATAAACTTATCGACGTATTTGGTCCCGATCATCACGGCTATGTGCCCAGAATTAGAGCTGCTTTTCGAGCCTTAGGTTACGACGACGGCATCTTGGAAATTATTTTTTTGCAACAGGTCAATCTTTTTGAAAGCGGAGAGCGCGTTAAGATGAGTAAACGTGCGGGCAAAATTGTAACGATGGATGACCTTATTAATGTGGTGGGAAAAGATGCTGCACGTTATTTCTTCATTGCCAGAAAAGCTAATGCACACTTGAACTTCGACCTGGAACTAGCCATGCAGAAGAATAGCGAAAATCCCGTTTATTACTGTCAATATGCTCATGCTCGGATCTGTAGTATTATCAAAAAGGCAAAAAAGGATAAAGTGTGGCCTAAAAGCTTTAAGGAAGATCTTTCAGCGAAACTCAATAAGACTGAAGAACTGGCTATTATCCAAAAACTTAGTGACTTACCAGAGCTTCTAACCCTCATAGCCATCCATAGGGAACCGCATCGCTTGGCAACATATATCGAAGAGCTTGCAGCCATGGTTCATAAATACTACGCACGTTATCAAATTGTGAGTCCAAAAAGCAAAGAGCTTACTCAAGCAAGATTGATGCTTCTGGAAACTACCAAGCAAATAATGGCAATAGTATTCAACCTAATGGGAATCTCCGCTCCGGAAAAGATGTGA
- the rimI gene encoding ribosomal protein S18-alanine N-acetyltransferase, with translation MKRAIRAMNKSDLSLVIEIESRAFTHPWPAEAFEDILSMRPWVLEVNEQVCGYICYHSVLDEAVIINFAIDSDYRRMGHGDYLLGQSIAILTKEGISHFYLDVRKGNSAALNLYSKHGFIPLGIRRQYYCNPDEDAIVMGLILPLMNQERDI, from the coding sequence ATGAAGCGCGCAATACGTGCGATGAATAAGTCCGATTTGAGCCTGGTAATCGAGATTGAGAGCCGGGCTTTCACGCATCCCTGGCCAGCTGAGGCTTTCGAAGACATCCTCTCTATGAGACCTTGGGTTTTGGAAGTAAATGAGCAGGTGTGTGGATATATATGCTATCATTCAGTATTGGATGAAGCAGTTATTATCAATTTTGCCATAGATTCTGATTACAGGAGAATGGGACACGGAGATTATCTGCTTGGGCAAAGTATTGCAATTCTTACTAAAGAAGGCATTAGCCATTTCTATCTGGATGTGCGCAAAGGCAATTCTGCGGCATTGAATCTTTACTCCAAGCATGGATTCATTCCCTTAGGTATTCGCAGACAATATTATTGCAATCCAGATGAAGACGCTATAGTAATGGGGCTGATATTGCCCTTAATGAATCAGGAAAGGGACATATGA
- the nadB gene encoding L-aspartate oxidase, translating to MTYEYDFLVLGSGIAGLVFALQAAQKGKVALVSKRGLFDCNTDYAQGGIAAVLDAADSFDEHIEDTFNAGAELGKKRVIRQIIEQGPKLIQYLIDLGTDFTRIDDSYDRRLENLSLTMEGGHTHRRVAYAADSTGHQIMQALIAQCENNTAVDIYENRIAIDLITQHHVTNDDGFIPGISCWGAYVLDSNTNRVDIFKARKTMLATGGAAQIFSHNTNPDVSTGDGMAMARLAGGRLANMEFVQFHPTAFWSAEGDTFLITEALRGEGAILRLSDGSPFMERYHPKGNLAPRDIVSRAIDSELKRRGEKFCWLDATGIAPDKLLKHFPYIDSCLKERGIDFCREPIPVAPAAHYFCGGVISTIDGVTDIRNLFAAGEVTCTGLHGANRLASNSLLEALVVAYNAANHSSMDEAVNFPKIPDWHLMDNFNENEWVVISHNREIIGTIMQGYVGIRRSRRLLKYALSRMENIYNEINNFYQHNAVRREVVETRNMAVIAIAVIRSALSRKESRGAHFLIDKPQRDDLHYQHDTII from the coding sequence ATGACTTACGAATATGATTTTTTGGTACTAGGTAGCGGTATTGCCGGTTTAGTCTTTGCTTTGCAAGCCGCTCAAAAAGGTAAAGTAGCATTAGTAAGCAAACGCGGACTATTCGATTGTAATACAGATTATGCCCAGGGGGGAATTGCTGCAGTTTTAGATGCCGCAGATTCCTTTGACGAACACATCGAAGACACATTTAATGCTGGGGCCGAACTAGGCAAGAAGCGCGTTATTCGCCAAATTATTGAGCAAGGTCCCAAATTGATACAATACCTCATAGATCTGGGAACAGATTTCACTCGCATAGATGATAGCTACGATCGTAGACTGGAAAACCTTTCTCTCACTATGGAAGGCGGGCATACTCATCGCAGAGTGGCTTATGCAGCAGATAGCACTGGGCATCAGATTATGCAAGCACTAATCGCTCAGTGTGAAAATAATACAGCAGTAGATATTTATGAAAATCGCATTGCTATAGATCTTATTACTCAGCATCATGTAACAAATGATGATGGATTTATTCCCGGAATTTCGTGCTGGGGGGCATATGTTTTAGATTCTAACACAAACAGGGTTGACATCTTCAAAGCTCGTAAAACGATGTTGGCAACCGGAGGTGCAGCTCAGATATTCAGTCACAATACGAATCCTGATGTTTCTACTGGAGATGGGATGGCAATGGCAAGATTAGCCGGTGGACGCTTGGCAAACATGGAATTCGTTCAATTCCATCCTACCGCTTTTTGGAGTGCCGAAGGCGATACTTTCTTGATAACAGAAGCATTACGCGGCGAAGGTGCTATTTTAAGACTAAGCGACGGTAGTCCCTTTATGGAACGCTATCATCCTAAGGGTAATTTAGCTCCCCGCGACATTGTATCAAGAGCTATTGATAGCGAACTAAAACGCCGAGGTGAAAAGTTTTGTTGGCTCGATGCCACCGGAATAGCTCCAGATAAACTTCTAAAACATTTTCCTTACATAGACAGTTGTCTAAAAGAACGAGGTATAGATTTTTGCCGTGAGCCCATACCCGTAGCTCCTGCTGCTCACTATTTTTGTGGTGGGGTTATTTCAACCATAGATGGAGTAACTGACATCCGTAATCTCTTTGCTGCCGGCGAAGTAACATGCACCGGATTACACGGGGCAAATCGTTTGGCTTCTAATTCTCTCTTAGAAGCTTTAGTTGTTGCATACAATGCAGCAAACCACTCCTCAATGGATGAAGCAGTGAATTTCCCCAAAATCCCAGATTGGCACTTAATGGACAACTTTAACGAAAACGAATGGGTGGTTATTAGCCACAACCGTGAGATTATCGGCACAATTATGCAAGGTTATGTGGGGATAAGGCGCTCTCGCAGATTATTGAAGTATGCTCTTTCACGAATGGAAAATATCTACAACGAAATCAATAACTTCTACCAACATAATGCGGTGCGTAGAGAAGTGGTGGAAACTCGTAACATGGCGGTAATAGCTATTGCCGTTATCCGCAGCGCATTATCCAGAAAAGAAAGCAGAGGTGCACACTTTTTGATTGACAAACCACAAAGGGATGATTTGCACTACCAACACGACACAATAATCTAA
- the tmk gene encoding dTMP kinase — MHGLFITFEGIEGSGKSTQVKLLTTYLKAKKLPYITTREPGGTPIAETIRKILLDPLCAEMLPETELLLYNASRAQHTGELILPALKTGKIVISDRYFDSTYAYQGAARSLNCDVIDALTAFATFNTTPDLTVLLDLPANEGLARIGNRELDRLEQEDLRFHQKVREQFLFIAKKSPIRYLVIDAQKKPEEINREIIQRIEVLLGDTA, encoded by the coding sequence ATGCACGGATTATTCATAACATTCGAAGGTATCGAAGGCAGCGGAAAAAGTACTCAAGTAAAGCTTTTAACCACATATCTTAAAGCAAAGAAACTGCCCTATATCACAACCCGCGAACCCGGTGGAACTCCCATTGCTGAAACCATTCGTAAGATCCTGCTCGATCCTTTATGCGCAGAAATGTTGCCAGAAACCGAGCTTCTGCTTTACAACGCTTCTCGTGCCCAACATACGGGAGAACTCATCCTTCCTGCTCTTAAAACCGGCAAAATTGTCATTTCAGATAGATACTTCGACAGCACTTATGCCTATCAAGGTGCAGCCCGCAGTCTAAACTGCGATGTTATAGATGCTCTAACAGCATTCGCCACATTCAATACTACTCCAGATCTCACCGTATTATTGGATTTACCTGCTAATGAAGGTCTTGCCCGGATTGGAAATCGTGAATTGGATCGTTTAGAACAGGAAGACCTCCGGTTCCATCAAAAAGTGCGAGAACAGTTTTTATTTATTGCCAAAAAATCCCCTATAAGATATTTGGTAATTGATGCTCAGAAAAAACCGGAAGAGATTAACCGGGAAATAATCCAACGTATAGAAGTTCTGTTAGGAGACACAGCATGA